A window from Phalacrocorax carbo chromosome 20, bPhaCar2.1, whole genome shotgun sequence encodes these proteins:
- the DDI2 gene encoding protein DDI1 homolog 2 isoform X1, with product MPSLPASDGFQNPVQSSGLNSKICNPTNQLLDRSVSAPASICSSKFSLAEPIDPRAVKSFESSTECQITPEEEHPLLLQHLSNNASLANNDPSPQTGEVTCCNPACLSQKTHKETFIADSLKECNAKEQDRGQEHPLEVTKENSLTDTAAKHGQNKDVCLSSEQEQKHECLIDHQTRTEPEKEHVEEQTETTDQEPTCHVGGIEKPVAEEAGQPENPPTEMKGDRQEKAGLSCAKGSTQTSASCSCIHTEAFMEVDVAEQSVGEAHGSASKQKLQAKNRSVSDLNSDTFSMEVELLKSAPSLSEPLPTGAVPQSKSTSEIPAKYNELSNSAAEDSSSPSSIHRLDTDPGGPSEEPCFSLASALKELHKLLILSRKGESKIFASEEVSQLEVVHKEPAAQQKGLSEGEQKGSDPASQEQSCSFYKVRSEGGRAEGSQACDSGMENIGIGSVSRTESALREGALEVQKFSGKSDLVVVNSAATPDQQQSPEQVEVLPEGYQSPTVLTSEQNASVSSTPALDEGAPQGAGSLFTGAPGRSSSSAPEGPWPLGRREEPLLSPPAGSAGLTSGAPPPPAFPAADVDRILGAGFTTREALEALEQADGNADLALLILLAKSIVVPT from the coding sequence ATGCCCTCATTACCAGCTTCTGATGGGTTTCAAAATCCAGTCCAGTCTTCAGGACTAAATTCCAAGATCTGTAATCCCACAAATCAATTACTTGATCGTTCTGTCTCTGCCCCTGCTTCAATTTGCTCATCCAAATTTAGCCTCGCAGAGCCCATTGATCCTAGAGCCGTCAAGTCTTTTGAGTCTTCAACTGAATGCCAGATAACCCCAGAAGAAGAACATCCTCTCTTACTACAGCATCTTTCCAATAACGCTTCCTTGGCAAATAACGACCCTTCTCCCCAGACAGGGGAGGTAACCTGTTGCAATCCTGCTTGCCTTTCACAGAAGACACACAAGGAAACATTTATTGCTGATAGTCTAAAGGAATGTAATGCTAAAGAACAAGACCGTGGTCAGGAACATCCTTTGGAagtgacaaaagaaaacagtttgacTGACACTGCTGCTAAGCACGGGCAAAATAAAGATGTATGTCTGTCTTCAGAACAGGAGCAAAAGCATGAGTGTCTCATAGACCATCAGACACGCACAGAACCAGAGAAAGAACATGTAGAGGAGCAAACTGAGACAACTGACCAAGAACCAACTTGCCATGTTGGTGGCATTGAGAAACCTGTTGCGGAAGAAGCCGGCCAGCCAGAAAATCCTCctacagaaatgaaaggagATCGACAGGAGAAAGCAGGTCTTTCCTGTGCAAAAGGGAGTACCCAAACGTCAGCCTCCTGTAGCTGTATCCATACGGAAGCCTTCATGGAGGTAGATGTAGCTGAGCAGTCTGTAGGTGAAGCGCACGGCTCAGCAAGCAAGCAGAAGCTGCAGGCCAAGAACAGAAGTGTATCTGACCTGAACTCGGACACCTTTTCTATGGAGGTGGAGTTGCTGAAGTCTGCACCCTCCCTGAGTGAGCCACTTCCCACCGGTGCTGTCCCACAGTCTAAAAGCACTAGTGAAATTCCTGCAAAGTACAATGAGTTGTCTAACTCAGCAGCTGAAGACAGCTCTTCCCCCTCCAGCATCCATCGGCTGGACACGGATCCAGGAGGACCTTCAGAAGAGCCATGTTTCTCTCTAGCATCAGCCTTGAAAGAGCTGCACAAACTCTTGATCCTCAGTAGGAAAGGAGAAAGTAAAATCTTTGCCTCTGAAGAAGTCTCTCAGCTGGAAGTGGTTCACAAAGAGCCAGCAGCACAACAGAAGGGGCTTTCTGAAGGCGAGCAGAAAGGCTCAGATCCAGCCAGCCAGGAACAGAGTTGTTCCTTCTATAAGGTGAGGTCTGAAGGTGGAAGAGCAGAGGGGAGCCAGGCTTGTGATTCTGGCATGGAAAACATCGGCATTGGGTCTGTCAGTCGCACAGAGTCAGCTCTCAGAGAAGGTGCGTTAGAGGTTCAGAAGTTTTCAGGTAAGAGTGATTTGGTCGTGGTGAATTCTGCAGCAACACCTGACCAGCAACAGAGCCCTGAGCAGGTGGAGGTTTTGCCAGAAGGTTATCAGAGTCCAACTGTTCTGACTTCAGAGCAAAACGCATCCGTTTCCTCTACACCCGCTTTGGATGAAGGTGCACCTCAGGGTGCTGGGAGCCTGTTCACAGGAGCgcctgggagaagcagcagttcTGCTCCTGAAGGTCCGTGGCCGTTGGGTAGGCGTGAGGAACCACTGCTGAGCCCAccagctggctctgctggaCTTACCTCGGgtgctcctccaccacctgcttTTCCTGCGGCTGATGTTGATCGGATCCTTGGCGCTGGTTTTACCACACGGGAAGCTCTCGAGGCTTTGGAACAAGCAGATGGAAACGCAGATCTTGCTCTTCTCATTTTGCTAGCCAAGAGTATTGTTGTTCCTACGTAA